The Pseudoalteromonas sp. GCY genome includes the window ACTTGGGATTGTAAACGCAATGATTGAAGTCAGTGGCAACGAGAAGCACAAAATGGCAATCGCTCTTTGTGACCAAATTGCCGTTTTACTCATACCGATAACGAACGCTGCAATCAAGGTAAAACCAAAACACAGATAATAGACCCACATATACACAACATTGATGTTCATTGTGGTCAAGGCGGCCCATTTTGTTACAGCAAACGCGGCAGCTACACCCAATAATGAGCCCATTGCCACGCCAATAGTCAATTTACCCATCACTCGGCTTGATTTTGACTGCTCCGGCTGCTTCTGCTTACGGCGCTTCTCAAGCCACAATAAGTTACCTGTATAAAACAGCACTGCTCCTAAAATCCCCATAATAAAATAAGCCCAGCGTCCAAATTCACCACCGTAACTCCCAAAGTGAAGACCGAATAACGTGGTAACCACCGCCCCCCAGATACCTTGCTCGCCGTTCATGACACTGCTTGTAGAAATCTCAAACGTATAAGGATTCATAAACAAAAAGTCAGTTTTAGGTCCGCGCATTAAGTGCTCATCACTTACGAGTTGTATAGAAGCCGAAGGTCCTTTGCTATTTAAGCGACTGAGGGTAATTTCTTTAATTTGATGTTCAGGTGCATAAGCATGTGCCTTTTCCATGATTTCTTCAATGCTGGGTAAGTTCTCAACTTTAAACTCAACCGCTGACGGCGCTTCACGCCCAAATAGTGGCTTATCACCGTAAAGTTTGCCTAGACCATCGTATAAGAAATCATGAAATGCGAATACGATCACCGTAATCGCGATAATAATATGAAACGGTAGGCTGGTGATCCCAATTAAGTTATGTGTGTCTAACCAAAAACGGCTTGCCCCTTTTTTGTCTCTTAACGCAAAGAAGCTTTTCACTAGGGTTGGCAATAAGAAGATCACCCCTGATACCAATGCTACGAAATACAAGATTGCAGCTATTCCAAGTACATAAACTCCGGCTTGGTCGTGACCGATTTCACCTACAATACCTGCACTGCGGTGAAGGTAATCAACCAATGACGACAGCTCATTGATATAGCTGGTATGGGCTTCAAGCTCACCGGACTCATTCAATGTGCCATGCCATAGCTGCTTATCTAAGCTTAACCCTCTCGCATTACCTTGTTGATACCACGTAATGGGAGATTGTCCTTCGTCAAAACTGACTTTAATCGCGTTTTGTGACTCTGGATATTGCACAAAAGCACGTCGGAGCAATTCATCGTACTGCGTGGTTTCTACTTGCGACAGTTGGTGAGATGGGGGAGTCGCCCATTTATCGATACTACTTGTAAACATCGTAATAGCACCGGCAAAAAATCCGATAAACAGCAGCAATCCTGTGGTGATCCCCGTCCAAGTATGAACGCTCTGGTAAATCCTTAAAATATCAGCACGGATCTTCATGCCATCCCTCTTACAAAATACAATAATACATACACAACGACATTCGCCCCACCCAACCAAAGTACTGCTTGCTTATAATTTTTGAACATAAATACAAAACTTAAAATTAACAGCCAAATCGGTGAAACCATCCACATATTGAACTGGGTGCGCCAACTGTGCTTCTCGATACTTATAGTTTGGGTTAGGCCGTCACTACCAAGCCAAGCGAAAAGTCCAACTAGGCCAAAACTCAACGCTAGACCTAAAATAATGCCTGCCAGCGTTTTACCTAACCAATCGGGTTGAACCTTTTCGGCTTGTGACAACCGGCTCATTGTGATTTCCTAAAAAGTATTAAAATAGTGAAAGGAATAAGCGCGGTAAGCACCATGACACCGATAAGCCAACTAAATAAGACCGCTGCACCAGCAAAAATTTGTATTGCAAAAATGAATGTAATTGCCAGAAGAATGTAGCCAGCAGATCTGGCATTGTTTGGCAGAGGTCGCTTTAACAAGCGCTGATGCTTGTTTGTGCAATAAATTAACGTAATTGAAAGGCTCAGAAGAGCGACAAAAAACACACTTAACAAGGTAAAACTCCGTTTTACAATTAGATTGAGGATTAAGGTGAGGTTAAGATTATAGCGAATGTTATATTTTCAGCAACACAAAATACAATTGATATGATAATCATTTTCATTACACAAATAGAGTGCAGTGAGTATCCTGATACTTCTTTATACAAAGGCCTGCTAATAGCAACCACATTGAATTGATTTGTGTATGAACGTGAAACGCCCATAATATGTTCTTTTGTTGCGCTTTTTCCAATCTATCATTACGCTTATAGAAGGTAATTTAGGATGAACGCACCGATGCACATTGTTCTCTTATTGCTACTCGCCCTACTTAGTACCAACGCGCTGGCAAAAACGGATAGTCGTGCGGTACATATTTGCTTTGAACGGTGGTGGCCTTATAGCTTTGTTAACGAGCAAAAACAAGTTCGAGGCATAGAGGTTGATATAATTAAATCAGCACTTATTGGTACTCCCTATCGAGTGACATTTCATGAACTTCCTTATCGTCGCTGTTTAGCAGGCGTTGCCGATGGTACATTTGACTTTACCTTACATGTAGATGAAGCCGATGGTTTTCCAATTATTGATGTGTCATTCACCACCTGGCTGCTCTCTCTTGCGGTAAAACAAGGTCGCTTCAGCAACCCTGATGACTTTTATCAACTTGCCGCCCCTAGAGTCATGATCTCAGAGGATTACAGCTACCCGGAAGCGGCTGTACAAGGGCTGAAAAAGATCAACGCAGCCATTGTCAGCCGTTCATTTTATGAGCAAAACCATGACGACGGCAAAAAGTTTTTTAGTGTACTCAATAACAATAGAGTTGATGCAATTTTAGTCGATAAAGTGTGGGCTTTAGAGATGATCCGCCGCCATCAACTCGAAGTCACTTTTCTACCGCGTCCTTTTCATTCTGAGCAGCAATTTATGGGATACAACATCGCTAACCAAGCTATGGCGAAGCGTATCGAGTCGCTCTTAGAAAAGGTTCAGGATAAAACAATTAAAACTATTGAGATTAAATACTTAGGCGATGATTTTTAATTCCTAACGCAATAATTTCATGTTCAAATAACAAACAAATAACCACACTACGATGATCTAGTCCTACACTTATAATATCCGTTTATCCATTTGCCTAGCACTCGAAGGAGCTAATATGAAATCCTTATTTTCTTGGCTCACCGCATTATTATCTTTGATTATTCTTGGCGCTTGTGGTTATTGGTTTTGGCTAACGAGTGAGCAAGAAGAAATATACAGCGTAGAAAAAATAGCAAACAGCGAAAGTAATCCTATTCTTGAGTTTTATCCGCATATTTCAAAAGTTAAAAGACCCGTCGATACCTTCGTATTTCCGATTGCAATAGGAGATATTGGTCCTAATACCAACCTATACTCTGGCCCTAACCAATATCCCTTTTACTGTATGACTCTGGACTCTGGCCTTGGTCAACCAGAGATAGATAACCAAGCCGGACTCGGTGTGCCGGTGATGGATGAGCAATCAAACCAGATACTTGGTTTTAGTAAGGATTGCATGGCAAAAACGCGGTTACGCTACTTTGCGATAACCTCTGACAATCAAATCAAGCCGTTAGGCAAGGGAAATAAAGCGATAGGCACAAACTTACTTTTACGCGTCGAGCAAGGCACCATAAATCGCTTCATTTACACCATAGTAATGCCAATCACAGTTGACGAAATGGGTGATAGACAGGCTAAGTCTCAATGGAATAACCGACTTATCTACCAATTTAATGGTGGTTCTGGGATTGGCTTTAGACAAGGCAGGCAAAAACCGGAGCGTGTGATAGATAGACAACTTGAGCAGTTAAAGCTTGGCTACGCAGTTATAAGCTCTAGTGGCAATAAAACCAGCTACACCTACAATATGTTATTGGCCGAAGACACTGCAAGACGGGTGAAAAAGCAATTTACTAGTTTGTACGGAGAGCCGCTCTATACGGTCGGAATTGGCGGCTCTGGCGGTGGACTCGCACAATATTTGATTGCACAAAATAGCCAAGGGATCTTAGACGGCCTTATCCCACTTTATAGTTACCCTGATATGATCACCCAAACCACTTACGCGTTAGATTGTGATTTACTAAATAACTACTTTACCTTTAGAGCTAATGACAGAAAAGCATGGCGTGATTGGACCCGCCGCCGGCATATTGAAGGCATGAATGCAATCAATGACTTTCCACAAAGAGCTGGTTTTTTGCAACCACTCAACCAATTAATGTCAGGATTTGTGCCCTCCTTTCCTGATGGCAATAGTGAATGTATCAATGGCTATTTCGGGTTATCCACCTTCATTAATAATCCAAGACAAGGGTTTTTAAGGGCCTTTTATGAGGATGAAGTAGTAGAGAGAACAAACTGGAGTTACTGGCAGGACATGGCCAACGTATTTGGCACGGACCAATCAGGCTTAGGATTAAGCACTTGGGATAACGAAGGCGTTCAATATGGACTAGAAGCATTAAAGGCTCAGCAGATCACGATGGCAGAATTTATTGATCTCAACAAAAAAATAGGCGGATGGAAACCTCAAAACCAAATGCAACAAGAAGAAATTGTATTGCCGTTTGGCCACAAAGTACCTATATGGCTAACACTTTGGGGCAATCATAATATCACCACGCCAGATGACAATGGTATAGCACCAAGGCACAGCGGCAGCCTCGCGGCGATGGAAAAAGCGTACCGCTCTGGACAGGTATTTATTGGCAAAGTTGATATTCCCATCATTGACGCCAGACATTATCTTGAGAATGAGCTAGATATGCATCATATGTCTGCTTCATTTTATACTCGATTGAGAATGTCCGCCGCAGATTCAAACCCAGAGAATCAAGTGATTTGGGTCGCACATCAAGCGTTTAATCCAACTCAGCTCGCATTTGAAAAAATGGATGAATGGTTACTCAACCTCAAAGCACAGCCAAATTTATCCGTTGCAGACGCAAAACCGAAGACACTTGCTGATACGTGTTTCGACGAACAAGGTAAAGTCATCGCCAGCGGCAACGCAGTGTTTAATGGTATCTGGAATAACCAGCCGCAAGGGACCTGTACCGCTAGATATCCGATGTTTTCTACCAGCAGAATTCAAGCCGGTGCAAACTGGGCTGGTGATATATTTAAGTGTCATAAAATATCGATTGAAGAGGCGCTTGCCAAAGGTATCTACGGGGATGTAGATATCTCAACACAACTCACCACACTTAAACAAATTTATCCACAAGGCGTATGTGATTATAGTCAGTCCGATATGGGTAGACCGCAAGATCTTGATTGACCGAGAAAATGTCGCAGCTTAGACTTAGACCTAACAGGAGAACAACGGATTAGAATTAAGTAATGCAAGCATTATTTTCGTACGGCACATTGCAACAGGAGCAAGTGCAACTAGATACGTTCGGCAGACGATTAGAAGGCGAGAAAGCGGTACTTTGTGGATTTAAAATTGGCCAAGTTAAAATAACTGATCCCGCTGTTATTGCCAGTAGCCAAAAGGATATTCATCCCATTTTAATCGCGACAGGTAATGTAGAGGATGAAGTCGAGGGCACTGTATTTTTAATCACTGAAGCTGAATTAGCTCAAGCAGACGAGTACGAAGTGGATGAATATCAGCGCATTTCGGCAACTGTTGTTTCTGGACAACAATGCTGGATTTATGTAGCAAACCAAAAAGCAATTCTCGTAGAAAGTCTATAAAATGATAGAGCTTTCCTAGCTCTATCATTAGCTACTACATATATAAACTACTCACACGCCTTACCGCAGTTACTTATTGTGACTTGTTTCTGGCCCATATAGCTCGCAACGCCATATACTCGATTAAACGCAATCGCGCCGATAAACTGCCCATCATATAAAATACCTGGAGTCCAATCACTGCTATGCCAGCGACCGCTTGTTAACGCGTATTTATTTATACGATTCGCACCGTTGGCAGCAACACTGAAGTTACCTACCCAAGAAGAATTTATAGTCGGAGTACTCTGGTAAACTCCAATTTGAGCAAAATGTTTGCCATAGCCATTTGCATCACGCTTTAAATCAATATAAACATTCATACCTGTAACCAAGTTAGCAATAGTCTCTTCAATATCGATATTTAACGCTCGTTCAGCACTGCTAATATTTGCAGATACGCGTCTATCCGCTAAAATTTTCTGCATTCCAAACAATGCCCCTGGCTGCTCTAGCTCACTGAACTTTCTTAAATTACTTTTGATCAAATCATCAATTTTCGCTTTTGCGTAATCACTTGCAAAGTAATCAACAAATATACTTACGCCTGGTATGGAAAATAATTCCGTTGAGCAACTTGCATCAACCTTTCGATTATAGTTAATCGCAAGGTCTTCCAAAGCCCCTGTATAGTAATTATATGTCGCGGTAGGAGCTAGGTTATTTAAACATGCCGTCACGGTTACGCTGGGGCAAAGGATATCAATGCCGGAAAATTTGACCTTGGCATATAAGTTTATATTCTTGAGCGTCAACTTTACTTTGTAGTTAGTTGTTCCCGAAAAGGTTGCTGACACTCGCTTGGCATCAACGTCTATCGCATAAATACTTTTTACTTTACTCATGCCTGCAATATCACGACGCATACCCGATTCAGTTTCTAGCTCAAAGCTCCTCAGATCAGAAAACAAACTGTCGGCTACTGAGCCAATATTTATTGAGCGAGCAGACTCCACCGGTGAGGGCAGGCCGCTTGGTTTTGATAACTTAAGTGTTGTCTCTCCGGCATTAACACTTAGTGTGGTAATACCAATCAAAGTCAAACCAGCAAGTTTACAGATGTCTTTCACGTTCACTTACTTTATTATGAGTTGAATGAACCCATAATATGTACAAATAATGTAACAGAAAAATGATGTGTTTATGTTGTTACTTTTAACACAACTGAGCTGTTTTACATTCCGATGCTGAATTAAGCCAACCCATTTGATTTCAGTCGTATCATTTGCGGCCTCATCCTTTTTACATACACAATTGCGACATAGTATATCGGCGTTTACTAGAGACATGGACGTCTCCTTTACATAATTTCTTTTAGATATCCACTTACGTAGTGCTTCATACATTTAAAAAGCAAATTGTTATAAATTGTAAAACCCTGTTCTAGAAACATTAAAATAACGCTACACTATTTTTGTACATATTGAAGAAAAGGAAATATTCGTGAAGCGATTCAGCGTTATCGCAAGTAGCATAATAATTGCCTCATTAGTTGGTTGTTCAACCGAATCAACACAATCAGATGTAGTAAAAACAGAAGGGATTTGGGCAGATATTCGTGTTACTTCAAATGGTGAAGGCTCCCGGGTTGTTACTGAGTTCAATTTAAATAGTAGTTCTGGTGCGAATGTCATTCTTTCTGATGGTGATAGTGTTAGAGCAACACTCGGTAATGAAAGGAAGATATTGGTAAAGGATAGCGACCTATTCGATGTCGATTATCAGGGTTATTTTACAGCAACTGCAAAAAACTCTGAGCTAACACTTGAATTTATTCGTGATAAAGAGAATGAAAAATTAACCTCTAGAGTGAAACTTCCTGCACCAATAAAACTTTACTCTCCAGTTTCTGAACGATTCAACCGTAATGATAACATTTTGGTCGAGTGGAGAGAGGAAAGTGACATCAATACCAAGCTTTTTCTCGAGTTTAAATCGTTTTGTACGAAGACTACTGGCGACTCAAGCCTTATAAGCTTCGAATCTGAAATACTAGAGTCTGGTGGGCAATATAAAATTCTATTGAGTGAATTAACAGGCTTTGATGATGACGCACTGGATAAAACAAAGCCATGCGACACAACAGTAACATTATTCCGTACCCGAAAAGGTGCTATCGATCCCAAATTTAAATCCGGTAGTCGAATAAATGCCATTCAGGAAAAACAATCTGAAAAGTTCCAAATTACTCTTAACTAGTTAATTTCAATAACTTTCCCTCTCTTCTAAAAGTTATTTTAAAAAACTAATTAAGAGTAAACATAGCCCAAAGCTCTCGCAAGAGAGCTTTTTCTTTATATTTATCCCATCCTTCATATGTACTTTCCGATTCAAAGCAGATGAAGATTTCCAAGAAGTTATTGAAGAAGCTTACCTCATATCAAAATGTCTCCATCATGAAACACACTGGCACCGGGTGGCGTCCAATATAAAAAGGCCTCAGCATGTAGTTGAGGCCTTTGCAATGCTAAAACTGCAGTTAAACTTAAAAACGATAGCTCAAATTCAGTGCTAAGTCGTTTACATCATTTGCAGAAATAAAGTAGTGGCTAAAATCGACTCCTAAAGTCAGAGCTTCACTGAGTTGATAATGAACACCACCGCCTATGTAACCACTAGTACCGCTGTCTTCGTAACGACTGGAAAATCGACCATCCCGAACGCTATTGATCTTGTAATCCCAATTAAACGCACCCAAGAACATTTTACCAACAAATTTATCTGCAAATGATGTTGAGTAATTGAATTGTAATGCAGGACCTTCAGGCAAAACCGGGGCAACTCGCGCCAAAGCCATTTGGCTTTGCTCAGGATCCGCACTCAAGCCGGTAAACTCCACGCTTCCTTGACCAAGGTCAATATAGCGAAGTCCTACTTGCCAATTAGGGACTAATTCATAAAACGCCCCTATTGACCAACTACTGCTGTCTTCATCTAAATTGACGATGTTTAAGTCTGAAGCGTTAATCTCACTATCTGCTGTAGATTGTCCGAGTGTTGCTTCCAACTGCCAATTGCTCGCCTGTGCTTGTGTGCTTAATAAACAACTCGTACTCACCAATGCAAAAGCTGGTAAAAGTGATTTTTTACGGCGCAGTACCAGCGCGCTGATTAATAGTAACAACATGCCTCCAATAGTCCCTGAGGACTTATTAGTTATGGATGTAACTTGTTTAACTGATACCGTGACGCTTACCTGGCCCTCAGCCATAGCGCCAAATTCATCTTTAACAACATAGTTAATTGTATCAACACCTTCAAACCCAACTTTTGGTGTGTAACTCAGCGTACCATCAATATTAATGGCCACTGTACCTTGGCTTGCAGTTGCAGAAACAATGCTTAACACTCCGCCTTCAGGGTCGCTATCATTTGCAAGTACATCGATAATAATTTGCGCACCATTTGAGGTTGCGGTGTCATTCGCAACTTGCGGTGGTTGATTGGCGATAATAGAAACAGTCGCAGTACTATTACTCGCCCCCCCCTGTCCATCAGTCACACTATATTGAATAGTCGCATTACCTATAAATGCAGCTGGTGGCATATAGTTCAATTGATTATTTTCGATACTAACAACACCGAAATCGACACTCGCACCCGTTATGGAAAGTGTATCATTGTCACTGTCCGTATCGTTTTCGAGCACATCAATTATAATTGTTTGACCAGAGACAATTGTCACACTATCAGCATTAGCGACAGGTTGTGCGTTATTTGAGATTGGTACTGCAATTCCACCTGGGTCGACAATACTGCCATTGGCAATACCATCATCATCATTTGGACCCCCATCAACAATACGTAGTTGCACACACCAATCACCATCGCTAAGGCCTGCGCTCCATTCGTTGCTTCCTGGAGGCGGACAGAAACCTGGCTCACCTTGAGTCGAAAGCAACTCATTACCTTCTCCAACCACAAAGTCTTGCCACTCACCGCCAATTAATTTGCGATAAACCGCATTAAGTGGAATAGGTTTGCGTTGTGGTAACACGATACTGTATACATCACCGGGTTGTGGTAACCCCGTCGCAATAAAGTCGAACAAACCACCTGCATTATTGGCATTTGGATCTGAAGGCAGCTCTGATTCCAACAGCTGTAGACCACCCGTATTATTTTGTGGCACAGTAGCGCCTTTACGTAAACATACACCTGGGTCACCTTCAACCAAGAACTGGCTAGATTCTAACGCTTGTTCTTGCACCACATTACAATCAGTGATCGCATCCATGAAATCAGGAATACCATCTTCATCCTCATCGGCATAGCCTTCTTGATCATCCGGAATTAAATCACCGTCACTATCCTCTCCGGTCAACGGTGCTAAAGAGTCAACAATTTCTACAAAGACATTGCGAGATGTTGACAGACTTGGCGTCGCATTATCTTCAGCCGTAACCCTTACTTTATAAATACCCGCAGGGACATTGGCAGGGTTAAACTCAAAGATAAATGGATCATTCGATGTATTGACTAACGCCGCATCCGGCTGCCAGCTCACACTCACAAGATCATTCGGGTTAGGATCCGCAACCACGGCTTCTATGGTAACCACTTCATTAGAGGCAGTAATTAAGCTACGCTCTTCACCATTTTGCTGCACAACTGCCGATAAACTTGGTGCCACATTCTGCTCAACAATTGTGACTGTTGAAGTAGATTTAGCCCCTCTGTTTACTGAGTCACTCAGGGAGATCACAATGGTTTCGTTATCTTCGCTTATACCATCAGCAAATATATTAAAGCTGATGCTAGCACTCGTGCCCGAGTTTATTACTACTTCACCCGACTGTAAGTCATGATCACTGCTATCCGCTGAACCCGAAACGGTATAAGGTACGGTTACTGGGTAACTTGGTGCAGGGCCATTTAGATACACCTTAATCGAGTGACTGCGATCTTCTGCAACTCTACTATCTTTTTGCAGTGACACCAGAGGGTTGACGTTAAGATTCTGGCTCGCAGTGGCTTGTTGTCCTTGATTATCAGTTGTCTGCCAATAAACAATATGTTTACCAGGCGCAAAGATAGGAATTCCTCTGACTAGAGATACCGGTAGTGGACTCCCTGAGCTATCTGATGCGACCGCAGTACCAAGATTCACTTTGGTGAATAAGCCTGTTGCGTTCACGGTTAAGTCACTCGGTGCAGTAATTGATGGCGCATTGCCCGTGCCCGTACCATTAATCGTGATACTAGCATTTGCCTTTGCCCTCGCTTTACTATCATCTTCAATCAAATAAGTAACGACTATTGGTACTTGTGAGTTTTGCACAGCTTGGTAAGTCAAGGTGTTATTGGCTATGAACGCAGAACCAATTGAGGCTTTAGCGCCGATAATTCTGAGCGTTCCGCCATCAGGATCACTATCATTGCTTAACACAGGAAGCACATACTGATTGGAAGCCACAGCATCGAAGGTGAAACTGTCATCAACGGCAATAGGTGCATCATTTACGGAAGTTACTGTCATCGCGACTGAAGCCGTATTTGACTTAAACTCACCGTCTGACACTGTGTAAGTAAATACATCAGAGCCATTAAAGTTCGGTAATGGTGTATAGCTAAACACAGTACCTTGAATTTGAACTACACCATTTTGTGGCTGCGACACTAACTCCATTGTTAATGCATCACCGTCGGCATCACTAACCTCTGCCGAGAAGCTCGTAGTACCATCTTCAAGCACCGTTCTTTGCATGTTGTTTGCTACCGGCGCGGCGTTAACCGGCTCAACGTCAATTTCAAATGCCGGTAAACTTGCTTGTAATGCACCATCACTGACACTCACGATGATATTACTGTAAGTGCCCACATCATCTCTAGTCGGCGTACCTGCTAAATTACCTGAGGAAGTATCGAAGCTTGCCCAAGCTGGTAGGTTGGTCACAGAGAACGTCAATGCTTGAGAATCCACAT containing:
- a CDS encoding substrate-binding periplasmic protein — its product is MNAPMHIVLLLLLALLSTNALAKTDSRAVHICFERWWPYSFVNEQKQVRGIEVDIIKSALIGTPYRVTFHELPYRRCLAGVADGTFDFTLHVDEADGFPIIDVSFTTWLLSLAVKQGRFSNPDDFYQLAAPRVMISEDYSYPEAAVQGLKKINAAIVSRSFYEQNHDDGKKFFSVLNNNRVDAILVDKVWALEMIRRHQLEVTFLPRPFHSEQQFMGYNIANQAMAKRIESLLEKVQDKTIKTIEIKYLGDDF
- a CDS encoding PepSY-associated TM helix domain-containing protein, whose translation is MKIRADILRIYQSVHTWTGITTGLLLFIGFFAGAITMFTSSIDKWATPPSHQLSQVETTQYDELLRRAFVQYPESQNAIKVSFDEGQSPITWYQQGNARGLSLDKQLWHGTLNESGELEAHTSYINELSSLVDYLHRSAGIVGEIGHDQAGVYVLGIAAILYFVALVSGVIFLLPTLVKSFFALRDKKGASRFWLDTHNLIGITSLPFHIIIAITVIVFAFHDFLYDGLGKLYGDKPLFGREAPSAVEFKVENLPSIEEIMEKAHAYAPEHQIKEITLSRLNSKGPSASIQLVSDEHLMRGPKTDFLFMNPYTFEISTSSVMNGEQGIWGAVVTTLFGLHFGSYGGEFGRWAYFIMGILGAVLFYTGNLLWLEKRRKQKQPEQSKSSRVMGKLTIGVAMGSLLGVAAAFAVTKWAALTTMNINVVYMWVYYLCFGFTLIAAFVIGMSKTAIWSQRAIAILCFSLPLTSIIAFTIPSLGIWPATAWSSVGLELTAMILGVIFWRMADKTKHRAYYGEANSIWFIGQHQTECELQTQSV
- a CDS encoding DUF6351 family protein, with translation MKSLFSWLTALLSLIILGACGYWFWLTSEQEEIYSVEKIANSESNPILEFYPHISKVKRPVDTFVFPIAIGDIGPNTNLYSGPNQYPFYCMTLDSGLGQPEIDNQAGLGVPVMDEQSNQILGFSKDCMAKTRLRYFAITSDNQIKPLGKGNKAIGTNLLLRVEQGTINRFIYTIVMPITVDEMGDRQAKSQWNNRLIYQFNGGSGIGFRQGRQKPERVIDRQLEQLKLGYAVISSSGNKTSYTYNMLLAEDTARRVKKQFTSLYGEPLYTVGIGGSGGGLAQYLIAQNSQGILDGLIPLYSYPDMITQTTYALDCDLLNNYFTFRANDRKAWRDWTRRRHIEGMNAINDFPQRAGFLQPLNQLMSGFVPSFPDGNSECINGYFGLSTFINNPRQGFLRAFYEDEVVERTNWSYWQDMANVFGTDQSGLGLSTWDNEGVQYGLEALKAQQITMAEFIDLNKKIGGWKPQNQMQQEEIVLPFGHKVPIWLTLWGNHNITTPDDNGIAPRHSGSLAAMEKAYRSGQVFIGKVDIPIIDARHYLENELDMHHMSASFYTRLRMSAADSNPENQVIWVAHQAFNPTQLAFEKMDEWLLNLKAQPNLSVADAKPKTLADTCFDEQGKVIASGNAVFNGIWNNQPQGTCTARYPMFSTSRIQAGANWAGDIFKCHKISIEEALAKGIYGDVDISTQLTTLKQIYPQGVCDYSQSDMGRPQDLD
- a CDS encoding gamma-glutamylcyclotransferase family protein encodes the protein MQALFSYGTLQQEQVQLDTFGRRLEGEKAVLCGFKIGQVKITDPAVIASSQKDIHPILIATGNVEDEVEGTVFLITEAELAQADEYEVDEYQRISATVVSGQQCWIYVANQKAILVESL